One Helicobacter pylori genomic window, GAGCATGAGCTGGTGCGTTGGGGAGCCAAGCATGATGGGGGCTATTTGATACCCAATGATTTTGAAGGGATCAAAGCGCTTTTCTCACCAGGTGTGGGAGGTGAGAGCACGTTTGAAGAAGATTTTTACCGCCATTGCAAGCCCACAAACCCTAACGATATATATATATATATATATGGCAGACAAATCGGTCAATGAGCCGATATTGAACATCCCCAAAGAAAACTGCTCCTTTATCAAAAAATTCATCGGTTGTTCCAACGACAAAGACTTCATCACTTTGGACACTTGGGTCAATAACTCTCAAGTGGGCGAAGGGGATTTAATGTTGCAAATGGACATTGAAGGGGGCGAATACCTCGCTCTCATTAGTGCGAGCGATGCGCTATTAGATCGCTTCAGAATCATTGCTCTAGAGATCCATAGGCTGAAATATTTGTGGGATAACAACTATTTTGAAATGGTTCAAAGCACTATGAATAAGATTTTAAAAACGCATTATTGCGTGCATTTGCACCCCAATAATTGTTGTGCCCCTCACCATCACAATGGGTTAGGTATCGTTGAAGTCATAGAATGCACTTTCATCAGAAAGGATCGGGTAAAACACATCTTGGGCTATTGCGATGAGTTCCCGCATCCATTAGATGCTGACAATGTGGTTGAACACCCCACGCTTATCCTACCTAGAAATTGGTATGGAGGCTGAAAGTCTTTCCACCTTGAAATGCTTGAAAATGCGGATTTCAGGCAAGCAAAAATCCACACGAAGTATTTGGAAGAAAATTTTTAAGTTTTAAGGATTTTCTTAAGCATGATTTAAGGATTTTAAACGATCAGAAAAAATCAGCATTAAATTTTATGATTTTATAGTAAAGTTTTTTCATGCAAACCTTGTTTAAAGAAGTTACCCCTAAACGCTATGTCAATGGCAATGAGATGAAAGAAAATCCTAGCAATGTTCTAGATCAGTATTTCACTAAGCCTAGTGTGGCTTTAAAATGCTTTCAAAAAGCTTGTGAGGTTATTAAAAAATACGAAAATCTAGATGACTTTATTTTTTTAGAGCCAAGTGCAGGTGATGGGGTGTTTTATGACTTGTTTCCTAAAAATAGACGCATTGGTATAGACATTGAACCTAAAAGAGATGGATTTATTCAATGCGATTTTTTAAATTATAAATTGCCCACACATCAAAAAGTGATTTGCTTGGGCAACCCTCCTTTTGGGCATCGTGGGGTTATGGCGTTAGAATTTATCAACCATGCTAGAAGTTGTGATTTTGTGTGTTTTATCCTACCCATGTTCTTTGAAAGTCAAGGAAAAGGCTCTATTAAGTATCGTGTGAAAGGTTTGAATCTGCTTTATAGCGAACGCTTAGAAAAAAATGCGTTTATAGATTTTAAAAATAAAGAAGTGGATGTGCATTGCGTGTTTCAAATTTGGAGCAAAAAATATCAAAACAAAAAAAGTGAATTTTCTTGGTATAAGAATCGCCATAAAGAACCCTTTAGCGAATATATCAAGGTTTTCACGGTTTCATTGGCTAAAAACAGAGAATGCGGTAAAGAGTGGATTTTTAATCAAAAAGCGTCTTTTTACATTTCATCAACTTTTTATAAAAGTACACAAATTGTAGAGAACTTTGAGGAAGTTAAGTATCAATCTGGTATTGCTGTGGTATTTACCAGCACTGACAAGGTTTTAAACGCTAAATTAAAAAAACTATTCAAAGAGATTGATTGGACAAAATACGCAAGTTTAGCGACTAATTCTTGCTATCATTTAGGAAAAAGCCATATTTTTCAAGCCCTACATGATCATTTGGATAGTTTAAAGGATAATTGATGGATTTAGAACAAACTTTTTTAAAAATTATTGAAAAAAACATAAAGAATTGAATTTAGGGCAAGATTACAACGCTATTTTTTCAAAAATTAGAGATTTTGAAGCCAACGCTATAGGGCAGATTGGTGAAGAATTTTTAAAAAGTGCGCTTAACGCTATAGATGAGGTGATCAATGATGGCATTATTCATGATGAATACGATATTATGACAAAAAGCGGTGTATCCTTTGAAGTTAAAACCGCACGAAAAGGCAGAACCAACAACACTTTTTTAGTTCAATGGTATAAACCCACGATACAACTATGATTTTTTGATTTGCTTAGGAGTGTGCGAAGACCAATTGCTTTATAGAATTTTTAAAAAAGATGAAATCCATTACATTCATAAAGAAAGAAAATATTTTATGAAACAAAATGAATTTAAAAAGCAATTGGTGCCAATGAATCCTGATAATCAAGTCAATGATAAGCTCACCCTCAATCTTAAAGAACTGAAAGAAATTGCAAACCTCATCAAAGAGTTAGAAAGAATTTTAGAGTTAGATTAATATTTTTAGATAGAATTGAGTGGAATAAAATGTTTTTAGGAATAGAGTTTGCTTATCTTATCTTTAAGAAATAAAATGAAGTGGAGGATAGGATGTCTAAGATTTCAAATCACTATAACCCGTCTTTGATGGTGAGGGATTACCATACTCAAAGGGTTGGTTCGCACACAAAAAATGGAGAAAAAGAAGAAAATAAGGAAATTCAAAATCTTTCAGAGAATGATGAAAAGATCAAATTAGCCAAACAAGCTAAGCAGGATAACCTAGCCATAGGGGATTTAGAAAGCCGCCTCAAAAGCTTAAAGGGCATGGATAAAGACGCTAAAGAATTGGTGGGGATTTCTAAATCTTACGCTCATAATAATGAAAAAGATCGAAGCGATTTTGAGCGTTTTAAAAGCCGTTTGGATAAAGCGATTGATTCTTTCAACCAAAAATCAGGCAATGATAGTTTGAAACTCCCTAGCAATATTGACATTGACGACACGAAAGCTTTGGAGAAATTTTCAAAATCATTAGAAAGTGAGAAAGAAAACATTCAAAACTCTTTGCACCAGTGGAAAAAACAGCTCGCTGAAACGAATCACTTGAACAAGGAATACAACACCTTAGATAAAACGAGACTGAACGCTCAAAAATTCCAAGATGTTCATGACACAAGCAAGATCACCCCATCTCGCTTGCAAGACTTACTCGCTTGAAAGAGTTTGCTTATAGCGAGCCTTGTTTAGACGAAGAAGATAAAAAGGCTGTTTTAGAGGTTTTAAATTCCAAACAGATCACCCAGGGCAAACGCTCTCTTTTATTTGAAGAAGCTTTGTGCGAGTTTTTGGGCGTTAAGCATGCGTTGGTGTTTAACAGTGCGACTTCAGCCCTTTTAACGCTTTATAGGAATTTTAGCGGATTTAACGCTGATTGCAATGAAATAATCACCACCCCTATAAGCTTTGTAGCGACGGCTAACATGCTCTTAGAGAGTGGTTATAGACCCGTGTTTGCTGAAGTCAAAAACGATGGCAATATAGATGAATTGGCCCTAGAAAAGCTCATTACTAAAAAAACCAAAGCCATAGTGAGCGTGGATTATGCCGGTAAAAGCGTAGAAATAGGAAGCATTCAAAAGCTTTGCAAAAAACATTCTTTGAGTTTTCTTTCTGACAGCTCGCATGCTCTAGGGAGCGAGTATCAAAACAAAAAAGTAGGAGGCTTTGCGTTAGCGAGCGTGTTTAGTTTCCATGCCATTAAGCCTATCACTACGGCTGAGGGGGGAGCGGTCGTTACTAACGATAGCGAATTATATGAAAAAATGAAATTGTTTCGCTCTCATGGCATGCTCAAAAAAGATTTTTTTGAAGGCGAAGTCAAAAGCATAGGGCATAACTTCCGCTTGAATGAAATCCAAAGCGCTTTGGGTTTGAGCCAGCTTAAAAAAGCCCCCCTTTTAATGCAAAAAAGAGAAGAAATCGCTCTAGTTTATGACAGGATTTTTAAAGATAACCCTTATTTCACTCCTTTACACCTCTTGTTAAAATATCAAAGCTCTAACCACCTTTATCCTATTTTAATGGATCAAAAATTTTTTACATTTAAAAGATCCATTTTAGAAAGTTTGCACAAGCTTGGCATTTTAGCCCAAGTGCATTACAAACCCATTTACCAATACCAGTTGTACCAACAGCTCTTCAACACAGCCCCATTAAAAAGCGCAGAGGATTTTTATAACGCTGAAATTTCCTTGCCTTGTCATGCGAATTTAGATTTAGAGAGCGTTAAAAGCATCGCTCATGGCGTTTTAAAAACTTTTGAGGGTTTTAAAATAGATTGAGTTTCATTTAGGGCTTCAAATTTTAATCATTAAGAATGGTGCGGAAGAAAGGAATCGAACCTTCATGCCTTGCGGCGCTAGATCCTAAGTCTAGTGCGTCTACCAATTTCGCCACTTCCGCACACCGCACGCCATCGCATGCACATAAGAGTAGAAAATAAAGAAGCAGTATTTTAGCTGTTTAATCCTTTAAAAATACTGAAAAATTGAAGTTTTTTAAAATTTGGAGTTTTTTCTGGCTTTTAGGGGGTTTTAAATTCTTTTAAGGTATTCTAACGAGACTATATCATTGAGATAGTTTTAAGGAAATTAAGGAACACAATGGAAGTTTCACGCAAGAAAATTTACAACCCCGATTCTACAGAAAGTGTGAATGAAAGAAAGATTTTTGGGGGTAATCCTACAAGCATGTTTGATTTGAATAAAATCAAGTATCAATGGGCGGATCATTTGTGGAAAACGATGCTCGCTAACACCTGGTTTGCTGAAGAAGTGAGCATGAACGATGACAAAAGGGATTATTTGAAATTAAGCGCAGAAGAAAAGATCGGCTATGACAGAGCTTTAGCGCAACTCATTTTTATGGATAGCTTGCAAACCAATAATTTAATTGACAATGTCAATCCCTTTATCACCAGTCCCGAAATCAATTTGTGTTTGGTGCGTCAAGCTTATGAAGAAGCCTTACACAGCCATGCGTATGCGGTGATGGTAGAAAGCATTAGCGCGAATACTGAAGAGATTTATGACATGTGGCGTAACGATATGCAATTAAAAAGCAAGAATGACTATATCGCGCAAGTGTATATGGAATTAGCCAAAAACCCTACAGAAGAAAACATTCTCAAAGCGCTTTTTGCTAACCAGATTTTAGAGGGGATTTATTTTTATAGCGGGTTTAGCTATTTTTACACTTTGGCTAGGAGTGGTAAAATGCTAGGATCAGCGCAAATGATCCGTTTTATCCAAAGAGATGAGGTAACGCATTTGATTTTATTCCAAAACATGATCAACGCTTTAAGGAATGAAAGAGCGGATCTATTCACGCCACAATTGATTAATGAAGTCATAGGAATGTTTAAAAAAGCGGTAGAAATTGAAGCTTCATGGGGGGATTATATCACGCAAGGCAAGATTTTAGGGCTCACTTCAAGCTTGATTGAGCAATACATCCAGTTTTTAGCGGATAGCCGTTTGAGTAAGGTGGGTATCGCTAAAGTTTATGGCGTCCAACACCCCATTAAATGGGTAGAAAGCTTTTCAAGTTTCAATGAGCAACGCTCCAATTTCTTTGAAGCTAGGGTGAGCAATTACGCTAAAGGGAGCGTGAGTTTTGATGATTTTTAAGGGGCTTGTTTGAATAGTATCAAAAACCATTTGATGTGTGAAGAAATCCACAAGCGTTTTCATTTGCACCCTAAAGTGAGGAAGGCTATGGAGAGCATTGAAAGGGAGGTTTTTGTGCCAGCCCCCTTTAAACACTTTGCCTACACTTTAAACGCGCTTTCTATGCAAGCGCAACAATACATTTCTTCGCCCCTAACCGTGGCCAAAATGACGCAATATTTAGAAATCGATCATGTGGATAGCGTGCTAGAAATTGGCTGCGGGAGCGGCTATCAAGCGGCGGTGCTGTCTCAAATTTTCAGGCGCGTTTTTAGCGTTGAAAGGATTGAAAGCCTGTATTTAGAAGCGCGTTTGCGCCTTAAAAATCTCGGTTTAGACAACGTTCATGTTAAATTCGCTGATGGGAACAAGGGCTGGGATCAATACGCCCCCTATGATAGGATTTTGTTCTCTGCTTGCGCTAAAAATATCCCTCAAGCGCTTATTGATCAGCTTGAAGAAGGCGGGATATTAGTCGCGCCCATTCAAGAAAACAACGAGCAAGTGATCAAACGCTTTGTGAAGCAAAATAACGCCTTGCGCGTCCAAAAAGTGTTAGAAAAATGCTCGTTTGTGCCTGTTGTAGATGGGGTGCAATAAAGATTAAAGCATGATTAAACACTATCTTTTCATGGCGGTTTCGCAAGTCTTTTTCTCTTTCTTTTTAGTGCTGTTTTTTATCTCTTCTATCGTGCTATTAATCAGTATTGCAAGCGTAACGCTCGTGATTAAAGTGAGCTTTTTGGATCTGGTGCAACTCTTTTTGTATTCCTTGCCAGGAACCATTTTTTTTATTTTGCCGATCACTTTTTTTGCGGCTTGCGCTTTGGGGCTTTCAAGGCTTAGCTATGACCATGAATTGTTAGTGTTTTTCTCTTTAGGGGTTTCGCCTAAAACAATGACTAAAGCGTTTGTGCCTTTAAGTTTGTTAGTGAGCGCGATTTTATTAGTGTTTTCGCTCATTTTAATCCCCACTTCTAAGAGCGCTTATTACGGGTTTTTGCGTCAAAAAAAAGACAAGATTGACATTAACATCAGAGCCGGTGAATTCGGGCAAAAATTAGGCGATTGGCTCGTGTATGTGGATAAGGCTGAGAACAATTCCTATGATAATTTAGTGCTTTTTTCCAATAAAAGCCTTTCTCAAGAAAGCTTCATTCTAGCCCAAAAAGGCAATATCAACAATCAAAACGGCGTGTTTGAATTGAATTTATACAAAGGGCATGCGTATTTCACTCAAGGCGATAAAATGCGTAAAGTTGATTTTGAAGAATTGCATTTGCGCAACAAGCTCAAGTCTTTCAATTCTAATGATGCGGCTTATTTGCAAGGCACGGATTATTTAGGTTATTGGAAAAAAGCCTTTGGTAAAAACGCTAATAAAAATCAAAAACGCCGTTTTTCTCAAGCGATTTTAGTTTCATTGTTCCCTTTAGCGAGCGTGTTTTTGATCCCCTTATTTGGCATCGCCAACCCTCGATTCAAAACGAATTGGAGTTATTTTTATGTCCTTGGAGCGGTTGGGGTTTATTTTTTAATGGTGCATGTGATTTCTACGGATTTGTTTTTGATGACCTTTTTCTTCCCCTTTATTTGGGCGTTTGCCTCTTATTTATTGTTTAGAAAATTCATTTTAAAGCGTTATTAAATGCGTTGCTTTAAGGCTACTATCGCTTATGATGGGGCGTATTTTTTAGGCTATGCCAAACAGCCCAACAAACTCGGCGTTCAAGATAAAATAGAAAGCACTTTAAACATGCTAGGGATTAAAAGTGCAGTCATAGCAGCCGGGCGCACGGATAAAGGCGTGCATGCCAACAACCAGGTTTTGTCTTTTCACGCTCCAAAACACTGGAACGCTGATAAATTATTTTATTATCTAGCCCCCAAACTCGCCCCGCATATTGTCTTAAAAAAACTAGAAGAAAAAAACTTCCATGCGCGTTTTGACGCTCAAAAAAGAGCGTATCGTTACCTTTTGACGAAGAATTTAAAAACGCCTTTTTTAGCACCTTATATCGCTTGTGGGGATTATGGCTCACTAGATTTATTAAATACCGCTTTAAAGCAATTCACAGGCAAGCATGATTTTTCCATGTTTAAAAAAGAAGGCGGGGCGATAACCAATCCTAATCGCATCATTTTTAACGCTTTGGCTTATACAGCCTTTATCATGGGGCATGAGTGCGTGGTGTTTAAAATCATTGGCGATGCGTTTTTACGCTCCAGCGTGCGTTTGATCATTCAAGCATGCGTTCAATACTCCTTAGAAAAAATCACGCTCGCTGAAATTGAAATGCAAATCCACAACCTCAAAGCCACTATAAGAACGCCCATAATGGCTAATGGCTTGTATTTGCACAGGGTGTATTATTGAAATTTCAAAAGGTGTTCTTCCCAATCTAGAGCGCTTTTGATAATGGTGTCTAGGTTGTCATAAAGGGGTTTGAAAGGGGTGTTTTGTAAGATTTTAGCGTTATTGGCAATAAGGCTTGCTGGATCGCCCTGTCGTTTGTCTAAGATTTCCACTAAAAAATCGTTGTTTGAGATTTCTTTAACCTTTTCTATCACTTCTTTCACGCTATGGCCTTGATTGTAGCCGACATTATAGATCTCGCTCTTATTTTTTTCTAAAAGAGTGTGATAGCTCGCTAAATGCGCGTTAGCCAAATCATCTACATGGATATAATCCCTAATGCAAGTGCCATCTCTAGTGGGGTAATTAGTGCCAAAAATCCCCATTTTTTTCCTTTTCCCCACCGCGCATTCGCATGCGATTTTGATCAAATGCGTGGCGTTGAGCGTGCGCTGTCCTAGCGTGTAAGGGGTGGTATAATCATTATGCATGCATGCCCCAGCCACATTGAAATAGCGCAAAATAACGCATTTAAAATCCGTTATTTTAGAAGTGTCCAACAAAATCCTTTCGCTCATCATTTTAGACGCTCCATAAGGATTAATGGGGTTTAAGGGGCTTTCTTCGTTCAAGCTTGAACTAGATTCGCCATAAACCACAGCTGTGGAAGAAAAAATAAAACGCTTGATCGCATGTTTTAAGCAAAGTTTGACAAGCTCTAAAGTGTTGAGCGTGTTGTTGGTGTAGTATTCTAAAGGCAAACGCGTGGATTCTTCTACTGAGATTTTAGCCCCAAAATGCAAAATGGCTTCAATGGGGTCTTTTAGCTGTTGCTTATTCAAAAAGGCGTCTAATTTGTGCGTTTCATTCAAATTCGCTTGAATAAACACAACCCTATTAGGGTAGTAACGCTCTAACGCTTTGATATGCTCTAAAAAACCGGTGCTTAAGTCATCTACAATAATGATGTTTTCTTTGGTTTTTTCTAAAAACGCCCTTGCGGTATGCGAGCCTATATACCCGCACGCCCCTGTGAATAATAATGCCATAAAACCCCTTTTGAAATGAAAAAATAACAACTATTATAACATCTTAATCCCATTTATTGTTTAAGGATTTTTTAAGAAAGTTTAACCTATAATTTCATCTTTATTGGCTTTTAAGGGCTTATAGCTCAGGTGGTTAGAGCACACCCCTGATAAGGGTGAGGTCGGAGGTTCAACTCCTCCTAAGCCCACCATTTTTTACAATCCTTGGGGAATTAGCTCAGCTGGGAGAGCGCCTGCTTTGCACGCAGGAGGTCAGCGGTTCGATCCCGCTATTCTCCACCATTGTTTTCTCCTTAATTTTTTCTTAATTTTTTTCTTTTTATCAGTTATTTGGTTGAGAAATCCTAAACGATTGGATCGTCTTTGTTTAACGCCGCAAATCTTTTAACTCAAAGCTCCTTAATGAAAGATTAAATTAAATTGAGATTTTTTGTTATAAAAATTCTTATTACCGCTCGTTAAGGCTCTATAAAAAATGTTAGAAACCATGACAAAACAAGCTAATATATTCCATTCAATTTATTTCAAGGACAAACAAACATGAAAAAATTTCTTTATACCCTACTTGTGCTTCTTTTAATCGGCCTTTTAACAACCTATCTCATCCTTTTCACAGAATGGGGGAATCAAATCATTGCTTCGTATATAGAGAAAAAAATCAGCCCGAACGAGCGCTACTTGAGCGTTAAAACCTTTAAATTGAGATTCAACTCTTTAGACTTTAAAGCTCAAGCCAACGATGATTCCACGCTCATTCTTAAGGGGGATTTCTCGCTTTTAAAGCAAAGCGTAAATTTGAATTACCATATAGACATTAAAAATTTATACTCTTTCAAAGAATGGATACCCTACCCTTTAAGGGGGGCTGTTGTTACTTCTGGGAATATCAAAGGGCATAGAAAAGCCCTTGTGATTCAAGGCGTCTCTAATGTGGCTCAATCCCACACTGCCTACAACGCCCTTTTAGATGATTTCAAGCTTTCTCACTTAAGTTTGAATGCAAAAGACGCCAATTTAGAAGATTTGCTTTATTTAATCAACCGCCCCGCTTATGCGAACGCAAAAGTGTCCTTACAAGCGGATTTTAACTCTCTAAAGCCTTTAGAAGGGTATTTGATTCTAACAGCTAATAACGCTTTAATCAATAACGCCCTAATCAATCAAATGTTTCATTTAAACCTTAAAGACACGCTTATATTCAACCTCTCGCACTCAAGCGATTTTAAAGGAAACAAAACCATCAGCGATACCACCCTAACTAGCCCTTTAGTTAATTTCACAGCCCTAAAAAGCGAATATCTTTTCTCTGTTTTAAAACTCAACGCCCCCTACACTTTAGAAATACCCAATCTAGCCAAACTCCAAAATATTACCAACCACCCCTTAAAAGGGAGCTTGACTTTAAAAGGCGATATAGAGCAAAGCCCCAAGCTCTTAAAAGTCAGCGGCCATTCAAATTTGCTAGACGGCACTCTGGATTTCACGCTTTTAAATAAAGATTTGAAAGCCCGTTTTTCCAATATTTCCACTTTAAAAGCCTTAGATTTATTCCATTACCCTAAGTTTTTCCAATCCATTGCAGACGCTAACTTGGATTATGACCTTAGCGCTAAGCAAGGCGTATTGAAAGCCCGCCTAAAAAACGCAAGATTCCTCAAAAATGCATTCAGCGATTTCCTCTACTCCATTTCTAAATTTGATATTACTAAAGAAATTTATAACGATGCCAATCTAATAAGCCAAATCAACCAGCAACGCCTGCTCTCTGATCTCAGCTTAAAAAGCCCCAAAACCCAATTGAAAATCCATAACGGCTTATTGGATTTAAGCACCAAACAAATGGACATGCTCATGGATGCGGAAATCTTAAAATTCATCTTTAAAATGAAGCTTCAAGGCAGCATGCACCAGCCAAAATTTTCCCTCATTTTAAATGAGAAAGCCATTCAGCAAAACCTGCAACAAGGCTTGAAAGAGATCCTAAAAAATGACACCCTTAAAAAAGGTTTAGACCATTTGCTTAAAGATGATAAGCTCAAAGAAAAGCTTGAAAAAGGGCTTAAGGGGCTTTTTTAAAATTTTAAAGGATAGAAATGGCGCACATTTTAGTTAGCGGGGCGACTTCAGGGTTTGGGTTAGAAATCGCTAAGGCGTTTTTACAAAAAAACCATGTGGTTTTTGGCACAGGGAGGCGGCAAGAGAATTTACAAAAATTGCAGCTCGCTTATCCCAAGCGTTTCATTCCCCTGTGTTTTGATCTTCAAAACAAGCTTGAAACTAAGCGGGCGATAGAGGCTATTTTTTCCATGACGGATCGCATTGACGCTCTGATCAATAACGCCGGCTTAGCGCTAGGCTTAAACAAGGCTTATGAATGCGAGTTAGACGACTGGGAAATCATGATAGACACGAATATCAGGGGGTTGTTGTATCTCACTCGTTTGATCTTGCCCTCTATGATAGAGCATGACCAAGGGACTATCATCAATCTTGGTTCTATCGCTGGCACTTACCCCTATCCCGGCGGGAATGTCTATGGAGCGAGCAAGGCGTTTGTGAAGCAATTTTCTTTAAATTTGCGAGCGGATTTGGCTGGCACTAACATTAGAGTGAGCAATGTTGAACCCGGTTTGTGCGGCGAAACCGAATTCAGCATGGTGCGTTTTAAGGGCGATAAAATCAAAGCCCAATCCGTCTATGAAAACACCCTTTACCTCAAGCCACAAGATATTGCTAACATTGTGCTATGGATTTACGAACAACCCTCGCATGTCAATATCAACCGCATAGAAATCATGCCCACAAGCCAAACTTTCGCTCCCCTACCCACCCATAAAAGCCCTTAAGGGGTTTTAAATAAAGGCTTTGTTTTAGTTAAATACTTAAGGTTTTTTTAAACTTTAACGACTCTTTAAGTTTTAAAAAAAAAGAATTTTGGTTGCTTTATTTTAAACTCATTATTAAGGGGATAGAAAGTATTTTGAAATTATTCTCCCCTACTCCCCTAAAACCTCCTTTTAAAATCCCCTAACCCCCTAAAATTTCGCTTTTTAAAGCCATTCAATCAAGCCTTATTCAAACTAAACTTTGATTTTAAGCTGCTTGAGAATATCGCATGCCCCTTTAGCGCCTAATTTACAGCCTTTTTTAAAGTTTTCTATGGCTTGCTTTTCATTCCTTGTTACGCCTTCGCCATTGTATTGCATAGCCCCTAAATTGAAACACCCTCCGCCATTTTCCAATTCGCATGCCTTAGAATAACGAGCGAGAGCCTCTTTAAAATTCTTCGCCACGCCTTCGCCATGATGATACATGTTCCCTGCGTTAAAGCACCCTGGGCTGTCTTTTAAGTCGCAAGCTTTATCATACGAAGCGAGCGCTTTTTTCAAATCTTTAGGCGTACCTCTACCTGCATCATACAAGCTCCCTAGTATCGTGCAGCCATCGCCATCGTTCAAATCGCATGCTTTAGTGAAATATTCCACCGCTTTTTTAAAATCCCTAGTAACCACTTTACCATCATGATAAATCCCCCCTAAGCTCGCGCACCCTTCAGCGTATTTCAAATCGCACGCTTTAGAGTAGTATTGTAAGGCTTTGTTGGTGTTTTGGGACACGCCTTGCCCGCTGTAATATAAATTCCCTAGCAAATGACACCCATTGCTGTAATTTAAATCGCAAGCCTTAGCGTAAAAGGAGGCGGCTTTTTTCA contains:
- a CDS encoding SDR family oxidoreductase → MAHILVSGATSGFGLEIAKAFLQKNHVVFGTGRRQENLQKLQLAYPKRFIPLCFDLQNKLETKRAIEAIFSMTDRIDALINNAGLALGLNKAYECELDDWEIMIDTNIRGLLYLTRLILPSMIEHDQGTIINLGSIAGTYPYPGGNVYGASKAFVKQFSLNLRADLAGTNIRVSNVEPGLCGETEFSMVRFKGDKIKAQSVYENTLYLKPQDIANIVLWIYEQPSHVNINRIEIMPTSQTFAPLPTHKSP
- the hcpC gene encoding Sel1-like repeat protein HcpC, yielding MLGNVKKSLFRVLCLGALCLRGLMAEQDPKELVGLGAKSYKEQDFTQAKKYFEKACDLKENSGCFNLGVLYYQGHGVEKNLKKAASFYAKACDLNYSNGCHLLGNLYYSGQGVSQNTNKALQYYSKACDLKYAEGCASLGGIYHDGKVVTRDFKKAVEYFTKACDLNDGDGCTILGSLYDAGRGTPKDLKKALASYDKACDLKDSPGCFNAGNMYHHGEGVAKNFKEALARYSKACELENGGGCFNLGAMQYNGEGVTRNEKQAIENFKKGCKLGAKGACDILKQLKIKV